A region of Salvia splendens isolate huo1 chromosome 17, SspV2, whole genome shotgun sequence DNA encodes the following proteins:
- the LOC121773580 gene encoding tRNA-specific 2-thiouridylase MnmA-like gives MLSRTTLIASTFSLYFPHKPIRRSFPLAAPTLRRLLSLPSLKLLPRFSTLSPLCSTSAAATTIEPCYLSCSLPEKKPLKVAVLLSGGVDSSVALRLLHAAGHSCTAFYLKIWFQEDFENFWSECPWEEDLRYAKAVCDQVDVPLEVVHLTDEYWNNVVSYIIDEYRYGRTPNPDVLCNTRIKFGAFVDAISGMAFDYIASGHYAMVVHPNSDNKDEPSALRLSKDMVKDQTYFLSHLSQSQLKGLIFPLGCIEKEEVRQLAKIFGLPNRDRKDSQGICFLGKIKFSEFVARHIGEEEGLILEAETGDFLGNHRGFWFYTIGQRQGLRLPGGPWYVVEKDVENNVVFVSRNYFSVDKRRRQFRVGSLRFFSGSPPRITQLQCKVRHGPKLYNCDLAIQVDEDDDHEIGVVKLYEDDQGLAAGQFAAFYQESSCIGSGVILESWDDQGFPVCGKALEIAKMKDKSKLGKPVKIKVVEQSKQEEEAILHQ, from the exons ATGCTGTCGAGGACAACGCTGATTGCgtccactttctctctctacttccCACATAAACCCATCCGCCGTAGTTTTCCCCTTGCTGCTCCTACTCTCCGCCGCCTTCTCTCCCTACCCTCTCTCAAGCTTCTGCCACGTTTTTCGACTCTGAGCCCGCTCTGCTCtacctccgccgccgccacaaCTATTGAGCCCTGCTACTTATCGTGTTCATTGCCGGAAAAGAAGCCTCTCAAAGTAGCTGTACTTCTCAGCGGCGGCGTAGACAGCAGCGTCGCTCTCCGCCTACTCCACGCGGCTGGCCATTCCTGCACCGCCTTCTACCTCAAGATCTGGTTCCAA GAAGACTTTGAGAACTTCTGGTCTGAGTGCCCATGGGAAGAAGATTTGAGATATGCAAAAGCCGTTTGTGATCAG GTTGATGTACCTCTGGAAGTTGTCCATTTGACAGATGAATACTGGAATAATGTG GTTTCCTACATAATAGATGAGTATCGATACGGCCGGACTCCAAACCCAGATGTCCTCTGTAATACAAGAATAAAATTCG GTGCATTCGTGGATGCCATAAGTGGTATGGCATTTGATTACATTGCCTCTGGACATTATGCAATGGTTGTTCACCCAAATAGTGATAATAAAGATGAGCCGTCTGCTTTGAGATTGtcaaaagatatg GTTAAGGATCAAACATACTTTCTTTCACACCTTTCACAGTCACAGCTTAAAGGACTTATCTTCCCTCTTGGATGCATTGAAAAG GAAGAAGTGCGCCAGCTTGCCAAAATATTTGGATTACCCAACCGGGACAGAAAGGATTCACAAGGAATATGCTTTCTAGGAAAG ATTAAGTTTAGCGAATTTGTTGCTAGACACATTGGAGAGGAGGAAGGTTTGATACTAGAAGCTGAGACCGGAGATTTCCTCGGGAATCACCGAGGCTTTTGGTTCTATACAATTGGCCAACGTCAAGGGTTACGTCTTCCTGGTGGACCTTG GTACGTTGTGGAAAAAGATGTAGAAAATAATGTAGTATTTGTATCAAGAAACTATTTTTCAGTTGACAAAAGAAGACGCCAATTTCGAGTTGGGTCCTTGAGATTTTTTAGCGGTTCTCCTCCAAGGATCACTCAACTTCAGTGCAAG GTTAGACATGGGCCTAAATTATACAATTGTGATTTGGCTATACAAGTTGATGAAGACGACGACCATGAAATTGGAGTTGTGAAATTGTACGAAGATGATCAAGGTCTGGCAGCTGGGCAGTTTGCTGCCTTCTACCAAGAGTCGAGCTGTATTGGATCTGGTGTGATTTTGGAGTCATGGGACGATCAAGGCTTTCCCGTTTGTGGTAAGGCTCTAGAGATTGCAAAAATGAAAGATAAGTCGAAGCTGGGGAAGCCAGTTAAGATAAAAGTTGTAGAACAGAGTAAGCAAGAGGAGGAAGCTATTCTTCATCAGTGA